Within Porites lutea chromosome 2, jaPorLute2.1, whole genome shotgun sequence, the genomic segment TGGAATTCCAGAAATATCCACAACCTTCTCTTGCGTTCCCATTTTGAGACATCGATGTTTACTTTCAAGGGTAAAATATCCCTGAATAGGGTGATTTTAGACAGGAGAACCCTAAGGGATGGGTTGGGTTGACTCAATAAGTCATTCTTTTGGAATGAAACACCAGGTTGCAATAAAATTGCCGTCCAATAGCCTGGGCTATTGGAATGACCTATCTGCTAACATGTTGTAATTATTAGATGTCCGATGGGGAAGCAAAATTTGCAGAGGTAAAGTAAATGTTATTGAAAAGGGGGCTTTGTAAGCTTGAGTACTCTTCACTAGTAAACTTAAGCAATAGCTTGCCTGAAgggcaagtgaattttttaattttcatctcaCCCTGAGCACACCACACTTGGTACATTCATTAGGTAAAAAAAGGTTGCTTTACAGGGTAGTTGGTTACGTCCCATCTGTGTACAGatcttattatttttctgttttttctcagGACTGGACCTACCAACAGATGTGACTATAACTAGCTGGTTAGGAGAGAAGAATTGGAAACCACACACTGGCCCTGAAACTGGCCCCAAAACTAAAGCAGCACACCCCAACTCTAGGTTTTGTGCCCCAAGTGATCACTGTCCAATTATGGACAAGGACTGGGAAAATCCTAAAGGAGTTCCCATAAGTGCCATTCTTTTTGGTGGTCGACGCCCTCAAGGTGTGCCCTTGGTCTTCCAGTCATTCAACTGGCAGCATGGTGTATTTATTGCATCATCAATGTCATCTGAAGCTACATCTGCTGCCGAACACAAAGGCAAAGTAGTGATGAGAGATCCTTTTGCAATGAGGCCATTCTTTGGCTACAACTTTGGCAAATACCTGGAGCACTGGTTAGGCATGGAGAAAAAAGGACGCAACATGCCAAAAATTTTTCATGTGAATTGGTTTCGCACAGGAGAAGATGGCCATTTCCTGTGGCCAGGTGAGCTATTGCTAAAAGTTATACAGAAATAATGTAGTAGACCTTATTCTAAATGTTGATAACTTTAGTATCCTTTCATGTTATGCTAAGTAGCCAACGTTATTCCCAGGTTCTCTCACCTACCCGTCCCTAAGTAGCCTCTTTGCCACAGTCACATTTGCAAAATTCAATAGTGGACTTCTCTGATAGGAACATCAATAATCTACGTCTTTCTTTTAATCTTGAAACGATGTGTTCAAATTTCCCTTCCCCAATGGAAGAGAAACCAATCCATCCCCTTATATTGCCCAACGTATTCCCCTACCCTGGGGCCCTGGGGCAAGCCGAGATACTCATCAGACGTGCCCACCAATCAGCAGAATATTTCGTTTGTTGATAGGATTTGGTGAGAATTGCCGTGTCCTTGAGTGGGTCTTGAAGCGTTGTAACGATGAAGACGTGGCTGACCCGACTCCTATTGGCTACGTCCCTAAACCAGGCACCATCAACACTGACGGCCTTGATAAGCCTGTAGACATGGAGAAACTTTTTGCCATCCCAAAAGATTATTGGCTGGAAGAATGTGAATCCCTTCGAAAGTACTATGAGGAACAAGTTGGTGAAGACTTGCCGAAAGAGATCACAGATGAACTGAACGCCCTTGTAGCACGTCTTAACGCTGCTTAGGGTCATGTCTACTAGCCTTCAGCTTGTTCAGTAGTTTGTCATGAACATGAAAGTAGTTAAAAAGATATATGCGGACAAATCAAAGAGAAAGGTCATTGGCAAACATGTCCCATTTTTAAGAGTGTTTGTAAATGTGTTTTGATCGGTTTAcgtaacaatttcttttttgtcaccCGTTACAAAGAATTACCAATTACAAGAACAGCCACAACAATAACTGAAGTAAACTCTGTTGCATTTTTCCTCGAGTTCTTGTTTAGTGGTTCTCTGAtaaaaaattgagatttctgTTCTTTGTAGACGTGTTCTTATATTATGTGcttggttttgttttattaaaaaataaagttaacttgTAACCTTTGTTTCTTGAGTATGATAGTTCACAAACCCCGTAACTGACTCGGCTGTAAAGTAAGAAGTCTGTCCAAGGTGCTATCGCCGCGCATTAGAGGCCGCTGAAAGTAAATTTAACACAACTTAACAACGCAACACAATTTAACAACGCCGGAGCATTAATTGAGCGCGAATCCTTATtccacaaattcaaaagtttgaaatgCATAGATGCATGCAGTCTTCATAATGGACTCTTTCGGGAGGTTGAAGACGTGTCAGCCGATATCAGCTCGTCCTCACTTTCAGCGCTTTTAACAGAGGCTAATTTTTCGCAGTTGCATTgactacttttcgcacgccagtgCATATTGCAAAAAAGTGGCCTTTGCTCGCACAGGCCCTTACCACTAGGGTAACTTCGAAAGTGTTATTCTAAAAACCGCTATccagaaaataaacaaactcgagaATACATGCAGTCGATAATGCAGTCCATTTTTGGAAGGGCCACCTTTAGGTGGGCTCGGCCCAAGGCCTTCTTAACCCTAAATCCCGTGCTCTTGAGCAAAACATGTATGCTCGCACTAGCTCGCAGGGCCCGTAGTTTCCTATTTTGTAGGGGTCTGCACAGATGAGATGAAAATTAACGAGACAAGGACCGTTTATACGTGCGAATACATGTCGGGTCCCCACAATATTTTTAATCCTTAACGAACCGAATTTTCTTTAGTTTGCCCTAACCCTGAAAGCATCAGGtaagtcttttgttttttattatgaCTGTTGGTTAGAAAATGCCGGGAGTATTATTTTGTACCAGTAGTGTGTAATAGGGAAAAAGTATGGGGAGTTTTAGAAACTTGAAATTGTCCTCAGtttttctcttcaaattggTTGCGTAGATCAGTTATTGCCAAAATGAGACGATAAAAAATGACTTTTCTCTGTTGTTCGTAAGAGTGGCAGTAGTCATGACACTATTGAAAGGGCATGTTTGTGGTGCTTGTTCCTCCATGGCTTCTTCTTTAAGCTGAGATACGAAACTGATAAACAACACGACCACAAAtttaaaaactggaaaaacgGACACAATTCCCGTTTTAGTCAGTGGAGCCGGGTTAGAATTTTGCGCGTAACTTATGACCGCCAAACAAACTTAATGACAGGATGAAAAAGAGAGACGAAAGAAACGGTGGGAATGACTtcggagtttttttttctgtcacaaACCTTTGAATCATGAAGACTCGGGCACGTGAGACGGACGAGCGATCGAGCAAGCGCATGCACACAAGCCCCGAGCATGTTGTACcgttttgttatttgttttctctCTGGTTGTACTTTATTTATGGTTAATTTCAAActcatattatttttattcttttttcatttttactatCCTTATATTCCTTCAGTCATGGATTTGGTACAGTTTCTGTCAAAGTTTTTGTTCAGTGTTTAGCTTCTCTATTTCACGTGACACTTGTATATCTATCTGTTTGGGCCACTATCAAACATTTtcgacaaaatcgaacaaaatcATGGAGCGCGCCTTATGTCGCCTTTGACCGTTACTGTGAAGCCGATGTCACTTCAGACTTCAGAGCGacatttttctttcctctttttcttggTTGTCAAAGAATGCGTGTGACTTGATTCGACTTAAGGAATCGCAGAAAAAGAGTAGCTTAGTCTGTCAAGAATTCTCTTAGTGCATGGAACAATAcaaaaaagtttgtttacaAAGCCTGataaagaagcaaggctgattgtACAGCTATGAGAATGTCTATTGTTGGGGCGATTGTGATATCCCTAAATTTACTAATACTATTTAAAGTTCTCCTCAGCGAGATCACGCAAAAGGTGAACTAAgtactaaaaagaaaaaatgaactaaaagaaaaaaacagtatAAAACAAAAGCAACCAGCCCTGATCACCAAGAAACTCGTAAATTTTGGATGGAAGATTAATGATATGCTCACTTATCAGGAATCAGTCTGAAAATTGACTACTTTATAAGGACTAAACAGAATGAAGACTAAACAGAATGttgctttttttccatttacCAATTCTCGGTTCCTTACTCATGTTTCACAAACTCACGCGccttttttggattcaaaccgtGGACGGAAGTCCAGTAAACTACATCatcgtaaatcacttaccgtaGTGTTCTAGGATCCTTTTTCCAAGTTTAAACAAAGCTGGAATTGGCACCGCAATCGGGCTTTTACGTCTTGACTGCTTACTTGAGGATGAGTTTACAAATTGCATGCTTTGTAGTAAAAACAATTATACTTTATTCAAATACATATATGCATATGAACATGATACATGATACAAATCAGGCACCCAGGCCTATCCCTATACTGaaccttaaaaatatttaaacatttaaaaagACGCGCGTAAAAATCATTAGTGCAGGTACACTGAAATGGTATAAACCTTCATCCATctttttaagcctttttttaaaatttgttaacGTTAATTTCGTCGGTGAAAAGATGGTTTGGCAAACTGTTCCAGTCTTTGACGATTCTCAGAAAGAAGGAGTACTTAAAGGAGTTAACTTTGGCTAATTTAGTTTGTGTTTTGTATGGATGGTTGGCTCTAGTGTTTTTACTTCTACAAAACTCGAAAAAGTCATTAAAGTCTAGGCCATTTAGACTAAACACTGTCTTGTACCATTCCACCACAGATAGGTATTCTCTTCGATGCTGAAGTGTGTTCCAGTTTAGCAATATACATCGTTCTTTATATGACATCTCGCGTGGTTTTTGACTGCGAGCGATTCTCGATGCTCTTCGTTTTACTTTTTCGATTGCCATCTTGTCTTTAACTAAATAGAGCGACGCGACCATACCAGGCATGCGTATTCTAGGAGTGGTCTAACCAAGGACTTGCGGAGCATAGAGAAAATTTCCCCGTTCTTGCTACCAACTGTACGCTTTAGTAGGCCCACCACTTTCTTTGCTTTATTTACAATTACATCCACGTGACTCGACCAGGATACGTCTCTTGACACATGAACACtcccccgggggggtactcccttatataagccatatgggtatgtgccgccccatcgggtagggtttttgtgccgttttggtctgaaaacggttaTACACTTttcccattttggtctgaaatagggtgtggttttcgagggaactacaggAGGAGTGTATGAaggtatttatcgtttcaattccaaatgaataagaaagaaagagaaatatgcgaattcgaaatggatttgaagaatttgtttgtttgcgctcCAATCTCTGAGttatgataacataatttccgccaaaggccaggtctgaaaacgggtatagattttaGACTGTCtgggggcccgtttctcgaaagtcccggtaacttttcgggcccgaaatcaaatattcaaatcgaaatataaagaataagagcgcgggtacTGGCTAggaaactactccattttgtttcactaactgatagttttatcatgctagatgcaaaactattgaaacctcgatctttaatgtaaacggagacagcttaccgggcccgttaattatcgggacctTCTAGAAACGGGACCCTGGTCTCAAAACGGGTGCGGAAAATAacactttttggtctgaaatcgggtcaggatttggagaacagggcggcacaccccaccaagaattcccaggggTACCCCCACCCTGTATTCGATAGGTAATGAGGATGTTTACTTTTGTCTTGCTTTTACGTAATTCTCATCACTTCGCATTCAGTCTGAGGATTAAATTTAACTTGCCAGCTTCTTGTCCAGTTTCCCGGACAATCCAGATCCGACTGTAGTGCTAATGTATCCTCAGCATTATTCATTTCACGATAAATCTTTGTATCGTGTAGCGAACATTTTAATAGGAGAAGTAACAACATTTTGTATCTCGTCTACGTAGACTAAGAACAAAATTAACCCCCTTTCGATTTTTATTAGAATTTTATGTGtaaagtcaactctctcttcAGTATCGGATCAGACCTCTATATGACGTCGAACGCCTGGCGGTTGGTCCCTGCCGTTTTCcagtcattttactgtaactcGTCTCTCTGTAAGCCGGACACCTCACTATAAAGACGGGCAATCAGGGACGGTCCCtaaggtgtctgtcttagaaaGAGTTGCTTTTatattgtgtgtgtgtgtttgggTCACGTGTTATTGTTATGGGCTAAAAATTATTaacatttaaataaagttgaccACTACAACTGGTACCCAAACTGTTATCGTGTGGCTCAGCTGACATACTACTCACGTTTATATGAACTCCAGTCTCGACCTAGCTTGCCCGTGAATGACATCAAGAAAAAATCGCAGTAGGATAAAAAGGAAGTCTACTCGGTGTGAGGTTGACAAAAATCGAAATTGGATCCTGGGCTTACCTAACCCCTCACTAAATGAGAGCCAGCAGATTGAAAAAGCCAAATGCTTTAAAATCAAGGGACCCAGTTGAGTTTTATTTTTCCCTCTATCATGACAATGTTCTTCGTAGCTCGCTCCCCCTGGCCTTACGTCCAGCTCGCTCAGCACTCTCACATGGTCTGATAATGACAACATCTTATTATTTCATATCCTTACTCAAGCTTAAGATATTGATAACGCATCTAGAAACCCAGGAGGCCATTTGGtaattggcttttttttttagaaataatGATACAATGATAATTAAGGTAATGGCTCTATTATTCATGAAGGGGGAAGATTGACTATGTTGTTTGTTGACATTTCTTGCTCGCTACAAGCAGGTATGTATTTGAGGATGTTTCAATGATTCTAAGTCTAATAAAGTCCAACTAAAATTTTGATGGAATTGTGAATAAAGTAAAAGGAGCTCGCGTGACGTACTGGGCTTACGCATAGGGAACTTGCGCAATGATGAAAACCAATCAAAAAGCTTCTTCTATTGACGCCGGTTCCCTCCGACCTTTGGACTAACTCGTCTGGGAGGCATTTTAACTGGCTTTTCGCGGCGACGTTTCCTAGGAAAATTACCGCGTACACGTTTACAATAACCACCCACCGTAtcttgtatatatttatttctgAAGTACTAACTACGATGTCATTTACATCAGTTATCTCGCGGTAAGATGAAGACCATTCTCTCGTGTTCTACTAATGTAAAAATTATCGTAGTCGAATGTTTGTTTGTGAGGTCATGTAATGTCATAACGTCTTTCTACGTTCTTATCATAAAGATAatgaattttcttgtttttccattttattcaCAAGATTTTCATCGTTAGCCGTTGCGCCTTCCTCTTGTTTTACGCTACGTCATTGCCTAGTTCTACGGAGAATGGCTTCACAACTTCCAGCCGGTTGTACTGTCGTGCGAGGACAGTTCGAATCTTTACCCGCCAAAGTGCAAGAATACATTGCTGACAAAGCCGAACTGTGCAAGCCGGACAATATTTATATTTGTGATGGATCGAAAGAAGAGAACGAAACACTTGTCAACGAGCTGATCGAGTCTGGTGTAGTTCTGAAACTTCACAAGTATGACAACTGGTAAGCTTGTAATAGATTGCGTTATTTTCATGGCAATGTTCCGCATGTAGTTAGTCTAtcactattttttattttatcaaaaaaagaaaaagttgcacTGTCAGTAATCTTGTGTTGATTTTACTTACACTGATTCACACCTTAAGTATCCAAGATGTCCCACAGaaatactaaaacaaagttTCCTTCTGTTTTATCTTTTGACTAAAGCCAAAGTATTTTCACTTCTAATCGTACTCAGTTTTTTGATCGAAAACTCGTCTCATCCCGCAGCATTTTGGCTCGAACTGATCCTCGCGATGTGGCGCGTGTCGAGTCTAAAACATACATCTGCACTGAAGACAAGCGAGAGTCAGTACCACAGGTCAAAGACGGAGTTAAAGGACAGTTGGGCAATTGGATGAGTATAGCGGCTATGAAGAAAGAGTTGGATAAAAGATTTCCTGCGTGTATGAAAGGTATGTGCGATGATTGTGATGCTCCAGTGATTCGGATGTGAAGTCATATTGTAAAATCATCGCATTTAAGTCTTCATATCACAATTTTGCTCTGTGCTACATGGTTTCATTTGTATCAGGCTGTTTTCGAACGACTTTTCCGTTTGCCAATTCAGAAAAATCCAAACTTCATAGTCGTGCTGTCATGATGATGGTTTGCTTGTCTTCtgttttgtgattggtttaagTTAGGAGGTGTGTCAAGGGGCACGCCACGTAAACAGAATATTGTTAAGTGCTTGTAATGATCAAAGGTCGTTTTGAGTCTTCTTGCATTTAAAATATGTTGAAAATAGTGTTCCTTGTCTCATGAAGGTTCTCCTAATGTCTTACTTGTAGAAACAGATTTTtagtaatgataaaaaaaaatgtgagatCTTGgtgaatttgtttttaatttggtttCTGCTGAGTAGAGTTCAACATTTTTGTCAAATGCTGTGTCATGTTAATTTCTGATGCACTTCCTGAAATTAATATCATATCACGTTGAATCGTTAGTTATATTTGACATGTTGTATTTCAAAGAGCCGATTGAAAACacttaaaatgtttgtttgtttttttgtgtcaTATTTCTTTGTCATATTCCTTTACATTCTCAGTGGTTGCTCCCTTGTTATTGTACAGGGAAACCCTGTCTTACCCCACCCTTTTTCCTGGTTTCTCTTATAGATCCACAAGTAGCACATATACTGTAGCTAGGATAATCAGCATAAATTTCTTGTAAAGTGTGTTCATTACTTGCAGTTGCTTTATTTTGACTTTAAAAATACTAAGGGCTTGAAGTGCCTGGCTGCCTGTCTGTTATTAAGCAGTATTAGCTGTACATATTATGTTTGCCTTCCTTCTTCAATCTGTAAGGGAGGAGGGATGGTGCATTAGCAAGAGCACTCCCCTCCAACTAATATACCATGGGTTTGAGTCCCAACATTGACATCATACTTATGCGAGATTAGTTTTGAGAGGTTTCTCTCAAGGGAGCATAGTTTTCCACGATAAAGTGTCCAAAATTCCAATGGAAAGTGTCTCCAATCAGTTGGAGACAattagacttgccacaagttgACTGCATAAGCGCTGAAGGCACAAGGGATGCTTGCAAAGCGAGCGACGTAAGTTGCGAGGCGACTTATTCCGTCTGCAAAAGATTAAATTTAATTTCGATAATGTTGGTGCGAAAAAATGGTTCGTGGTGTAAGTTTGACAGCCTGCTGAAATAAACAGTTCTCATATGACTGGCTGTTGACTGACTAGAGATTACCTGACgtaaaacaaaactgtttccGCTTTCCACTTTCTTAACTCAGTCCTGGGGTCAATCTTCAACCAAAATTGAAGGAAGCAACTTGCATCTTGTGTGTAAAGTCTTTGAAATTCGAATTTTCACTGAAGTCTTCTTATGGATAGCCTGAGATCGTGCCCTCTCCCTATaatccctttatgtctctcacgggaagagggcatgatacatttctttgtcggatcacatgtaaaaaagccagaatctggacttttttctgattggataggaatcaatacggatgatttgcgctgttccgaATGGCCAAAATGCCACCATCccttagttgttgttgatttcagtctgcatttttgcttgcgtaatgagcagtgaatacacacgcgagttcgttatgaaatttctgccggctcagttttcttgaatttgaagaatgcctaaatagaagtttcatccattgaaatattttccatctcatcgtataCTAAAACAGTTGCAGTCAAAACTTCagcgatcatttgaatgcattttgataccggctacaagttacagaagcgacaaacaggttcagttttcaaataatcaattcatgaatggaatcttgacctggtttgactgtaattcctccttcagaaatcatgctgcgaattattctgagcgatctttGCTTTCACAACATCTTTCGGTTCGTGaaatatggtgcttcagcctatttttttttcactgctttcggcACAGAATGAAGTCAACGAGTTTTaaccagtaaattctttattatttgtagctgttaaataaaggtacggcagctccagctagcagtatttcatcacaaaaacaacacattaattttttttttttaaggaagccCCATCTGAACATAGAcatatttaaaaattttcttttccctaaaattgatttcaaaagagacattattcgcgCCAAAAATTGATTCCCGTATGGTAAATgcttattggctaataacatgacaggtcaagcagacgttagattatgtaaattagggggcggttgactgcttgttaaataaatgtatcaggcgttattttttttccctctcgagccaaagaagcaaaaaaaaaaacaaccgcctgatctcaggttatcttATTGTCCACTCTAAGCCATCAGCCCCCATGAACGTAGATTTAATAAAGAAAACTGTTCGACTGAAATTATTTGTGAAAACTGTGCCAGAAGCAATGAAAACGTAGTGGAAAAGGTCCTTTGAATAAAGGAACAATATTTAATACCTCGTTCAAAGAGAAGCTGGCAGTGGACGTTTCTGCTGTTGTATGCAATATGTTTTCAAACGCAAGATGTAAAATGTCAGTCTTTTTTCCCGGATTTGGCGATACAACCAtcaagaaattcaaagaaatcTTGACCACTAACACACCCTTCTACCACTATTCTTTGATTCTCTCTAATTTATTTGAAGCCTTGTTTGAAGCTAAGTTTCCTTAGACCTGCTGGCGTAAAATCGCTTTGTGAACGTTCATTTCTTATGCTTCCTTCACTTCAaagccaagcgagtgccaagcCAAGGAATCGCCTGGATCAAGTTTGCCAAGAACTAATGTCACAGGATCACACTGCTGACCAGAAAACTGGTCAGTCAAAAATAGCATGCTGCCGGCACGAAAAGTCAGTTCCCGACTGACCACCTAACCAGCAGAAACCGGAAACGGCTTTGAGAAGTCTAGGAGACaatataatattatcattaGCAGGCCTcacttttatcaatttttggaaGTCAAGTGTTGTGCACTAAATAaatctttgttgttgtttgtttgttcatcCACATTATTGTTGCCGTAGCATAGATGCAGTCAGTTATAAAGCACAATTCAAATCTAGGGGTCATATGTCTTGTGTTTCACTTGCATACTGCATCacagttttatttgaaagtaacCCCTTATCTCACTTAGTCTGACTGACTGCAGTCTTTGTTCATCCTTTTCAGGTCGCACTATGTATGTAATGGCATTCAGTATGGGACCTGTTGGATCACCAGTTTCTAAGATTGGCATTCAACTAACTGACTCTTCCTATGTTGTGTGTTCTATGCGTATTATGACACGGATGGGTGCTGATGTGATGAAGGTTCTTGGTGATGGTGACTTTGTGAAGTGTCTTCATTCAGTTGGTGTACCTAAACCTGAACCACCTTCCCAGTACAAATGGCCTTGTAATCCAGACAAAACTATTATCTCACACTTTCCCCATGACCGTGAGATCAAGTCATTCGGGAGTGGTTATGGAGGAAACTCTCTTCTGGGAAAGAAGTGCTTTGCTCTCAGGATTGCAAGCACCATAGGTCGTGATGAAGGATGGCTTGCTGAGCACATGTTGGTATGATAAAGATTAATTTAAACAAATCTGAATTCCTTGATTATGTTGTTCTGATAACTTTCATGTTTATAGTGTACATCAAAATGATATAGTTTGTAATTAAGGGGAAGTTTGAGACCGTCATCTGCTGGGTTCTTCCTTACTTGTTAGTACAGCTTATGGCAACTTTTTCTTCATTTAGATATTAGCTCTTACAAGTCCCAAAGGAGAGAAGAAATATATTGCTGCTGCATTCCCCAGTGCTTGTGGTAAAACTAATTTAGCCATGATGACACCGACGTTACCTGGCTGGAAAGTTGAGTGTGTTGGAGATGACATTGCTTGGATGTGGTTTGATGAAGAAGGTCAGCTGCGAGCTATCAATCCTGAATTTGGATTCTTTGGAGTTGCACCAGGGACATCAGACAAGACAAACCCAGTTGCCATGAAAAGTGTCACTAGTGGAACCATCTTTACAAATGTGGCTCTAACAAGTGATGGCGGCTTTTGGTGGGAAGGTAACAAGAAAAGTGCAGTGTACAAGCATACAGTAGTTTTCATGTTACCTTCAATATGCTTCTTAAAAACCTTCAATGATTGAAAATACATTAAGTAGCTAGTAGCTAAAACTATTGTTACTTTCTGCCTCCCATGgaacaaaattaaacattttggtgaaagtTAGGTCTGTAAAGCCATACTCTGTGAAGGACAGCAGGAACATTATCATGAATTTCCAGAGAGGACGTTTTCTGGAATTGTACCCCACAATCTTGGTTTGTTGTGCTCTTATTCTTATTTGTCAACTGATGTTGGTACACTCAGTGACCATTGCTTACATGTAGTTTACTCCAAAGAATTTTGGGCTAATGTGGGATAATACCCaacagggttctcattaagtgccGGCAACCAGCTAAAAAATCAGTTTCTTTGAATATTGAGCCATCTACGTTTTGGGGATAAAGGGTAGTCTGTACATATCAGGTGAGAGAGTGAAAGTGTGAAATTGTCTTCAGTACTCAGCTGTCTAATTGCGTACTTTAACATCCTATGTAGCTGTTTACTCTAAAatttaatgacaaccctga encodes:
- the LOC140927309 gene encoding phosphoenolpyruvate carboxykinase, cytosolic [GTP]-like, with amino-acid sequence MSFTSVISRFSSLAVAPSSCFTLRHCLVLRRMASQLPAGCTVVRGQFESLPAKVQEYIADKAELCKPDNIYICDGSKEENETLVNELIESGVVLKLHKYDNCILARTDPRDVARVESKTYICTEDKRESVPQVKDGVKGQLGNWMSIAAMKKELDKRFPACMKGRTMYVMAFSMGPVGSPVSKIGIQLTDSSYVVCSMRIMTRMGADVMKVLGDGDFVKCLHSVGVPKPEPPSQYKWPCNPDKTIISHFPHDREIKSFGSGYGGNSLLGKKCFALRIASTIGRDEGWLAEHMLILALTSPKGEKKYIAAAFPSACGKTNLAMMTPTLPGWKVECVGDDIAWMWFDEEGQLRAINPEFGFFGVAPGTSDKTNPVAMKSVTSGTIFTNVALTSDGGFWWEGLPVPENVSITSWLGEKDWKPGNTKGAHPNSRFCAPISNCPAMDKDWENPKGVPISAILFGGRRPMGVPLVYEAFNWQHGVFIASAMSSEATAAAEHTAKTVMRDPFAMRPFFGYNFGKYMEHWLSMPKTKGRRMPKIFHVNWFRLDENRKFLWPGFGENSRVLEWVTRRCNGEDIVDVSPIGFIPKSGTINTEGLGDINMEELFSIPKDYWLEECQSVRQYYDEQLGEDLPQAILDELNALESRLNAL